Proteins encoded in a region of the Bacteroidales bacterium genome:
- the nifJ gene encoding pyruvate:ferredoxin (flavodoxin) oxidoreductase codes for MTNKKRFITCDGNMAASHIAYMFSEVACIYPITPSSTMAEYIDEWAAHGRTNIFGEVVRVKEMQSEGGAAGAMHGSLQAGALTSTFTASQGLLLMIPNMYKISGELLPGVFHVSARTLATHALSIFGDHSDVYAVRQSGFALLASGSIQQIMDLAAVAHLTAIRTRIPFLHFFDGFRSSHELQKIEALEKEHLAPLVDQEQLKAFRLRSLNPENPVTRGTAQNPDIFFQAREASNPFYEPVADVVDAYMQEIFKLTGREYHPFTYYGAPDAEHIIVAMTTVTETTREVVDFLMAKGEKVGLITCHLYRPFSEKYFFKVCPKTVKRIAVLDRSKEVGATGDPLYLDVKEIFYDKENRPLIVGGRYGLSSKDTTPAHVLSVFENLKQPNPRNGFTISIKDDVTHLSLPLLPEISLAPKGTFEAKFYGIGSDGTVTANKNSIKIIGDTTNKYCQAYFAYDSRKSGGVTTSHLRFGDQPIRSTYLVNTPDFVACHVPAYLDKYDMLKGLKKGGTFLLNSIWDEEETKAHLPNHIKKYMADHQIQFYVINATKVAEEIGLGGRTNSIMQSAFFRISGVVPYEDAVSDMKRAIIKSFSSKGEEVVNMNFAAIERGGDVTKIEVPAEWSKLPVDGGQKQEDLPEFIHEVANPINAMKGDDLPVSAFVGREDGTFPPGTAAYEKRGTAVNVPQWIPENCIQCNQCSYVCPHACIRPFLLDEKEMKNLPEGTATLKAIPKTYEGLQYRLQLSPLDCTGCANCAEVCPAKEPALVMKPLETQFGEINRWNYLEANVSYKDHLAEKDKSVKNSQFAQPLFEFSGACAGCGETPYVKLITQLYGERMMVANATGCSSIWGGSAPSMPYTTHKVSGFGPAWANSLFEDNAEYGFGMVTALGKIRERMARLMSENGKTLPEPLRELFAQWIEWKDDALKSREITGQILPLLKKESNPVAKELYDLKHYLVKKSVWVIGGDGWAYDIGYGGLDHVLASGDDINVLVLDTEVYSNTGGQASKSTPVAAVAKFAASGKKIRKKDLGAMAMNYGYVYVAQIAMGANQSQTLRAIREAEAYPGPSLIIAYAPCINHGLRAGMNKTQEEEKRAVEAGYWQLYRFNPLLEKEGKNPFQLDSKEPDWSKFQDFLNGEVRYTSLRLAFPEEAVVLFKEAERNARWRYKSYVRMASMDWSDVNQ; via the coding sequence ATGACGAATAAAAAGCGATTTATCACCTGCGACGGGAACATGGCAGCATCCCATATTGCCTACATGTTCAGTGAAGTGGCCTGTATTTATCCGATCACTCCTTCATCAACGATGGCTGAATACATTGACGAATGGGCTGCACATGGAAGAACGAATATCTTTGGTGAGGTAGTGCGTGTCAAGGAGATGCAGTCAGAAGGTGGTGCGGCGGGGGCCATGCACGGTTCGTTGCAGGCAGGTGCCCTGACCTCGACGTTTACTGCGTCACAGGGACTCTTACTGATGATACCCAATATGTATAAAATATCGGGAGAGCTCCTTCCCGGAGTCTTTCACGTGAGTGCCCGTACTCTGGCTACCCACGCACTTTCGATCTTTGGCGACCACAGCGACGTGTATGCCGTCCGCCAGTCAGGCTTTGCCCTGCTGGCCAGCGGAAGCATCCAGCAGATCATGGACCTGGCAGCCGTGGCGCATCTGACGGCCATCCGCACACGGATCCCCTTCCTGCATTTTTTCGACGGATTCCGTTCCTCACACGAATTACAGAAAATCGAAGCACTTGAAAAAGAACACCTTGCACCCCTGGTCGATCAGGAACAACTTAAAGCATTCCGCCTGCGCTCGTTGAATCCGGAAAATCCGGTCACCCGTGGTACGGCACAGAATCCTGACATCTTCTTCCAGGCCAGGGAAGCTTCCAATCCGTTCTATGAACCGGTGGCAGATGTCGTGGATGCCTATATGCAGGAAATCTTTAAGCTCACAGGCCGCGAGTACCATCCCTTTACTTACTATGGAGCTCCCGATGCGGAACATATCATCGTGGCCATGACCACCGTGACTGAAACGACCCGGGAAGTTGTCGATTTCCTAATGGCCAAAGGCGAAAAGGTGGGCCTGATCACCTGCCACCTCTACCGGCCTTTCTCGGAAAAGTATTTCTTCAAGGTTTGTCCAAAAACGGTAAAGCGCATTGCCGTCCTCGACCGTTCAAAAGAAGTCGGGGCAACGGGTGACCCCCTCTATCTCGATGTAAAGGAAATATTTTATGATAAGGAGAACAGGCCGCTGATCGTCGGCGGACGTTACGGTTTGAGCTCAAAGGACACAACGCCGGCGCACGTTCTTTCCGTTTTTGAAAACCTCAAGCAACCCAATCCCCGGAATGGATTCACCATCAGCATCAAGGATGATGTGACGCATCTGTCGCTGCCCCTTCTTCCTGAAATCAGCCTGGCGCCGAAAGGAACCTTTGAGGCTAAATTCTATGGCATCGGATCCGACGGAACCGTGACTGCCAACAAAAACTCCATCAAGATCATTGGAGATACAACCAATAAATACTGCCAGGCCTATTTTGCCTATGACTCGAGAAAATCCGGTGGTGTTACGACCTCCCATCTGCGCTTTGGGGATCAGCCCATACGCTCCACCTATCTGGTCAATACCCCTGATTTTGTTGCCTGTCACGTTCCCGCTTACCTCGACAAATACGACATGCTGAAGGGGCTTAAAAAAGGTGGGACGTTCCTGCTGAACAGCATATGGGATGAAGAAGAGACAAAGGCTCACCTACCCAATCACATAAAGAAATATATGGCTGATCACCAGATCCAGTTCTATGTCATCAATGCCACGAAGGTTGCTGAAGAGATAGGCCTGGGAGGCCGCACCAATTCGATCATGCAATCGGCGTTCTTCAGGATATCCGGCGTAGTTCCTTATGAGGATGCGGTTAGTGACATGAAAAGAGCCATCATCAAGTCGTTCAGCAGCAAAGGAGAAGAGGTGGTGAACATGAATTTCGCGGCGATCGAACGGGGAGGTGACGTGACAAAGATCGAGGTCCCTGCTGAATGGTCAAAGCTGCCGGTCGATGGTGGGCAAAAGCAGGAAGATTTGCCGGAATTCATCCATGAGGTGGCCAATCCGATCAATGCCATGAAGGGCGACGATCTTCCCGTGAGCGCCTTTGTTGGCAGGGAAGACGGTACGTTCCCTCCGGGAACGGCTGCCTATGAAAAAAGGGGAACGGCTGTCAATGTCCCGCAATGGATCCCTGAGAATTGCATCCAGTGCAATCAGTGCTCCTATGTGTGCCCCCACGCCTGCATCCGGCCTTTCCTTCTGGATGAGAAAGAGATGAAGAATCTGCCGGAAGGTACGGCCACGTTAAAGGCGATACCCAAGACCTACGAAGGACTGCAGTACAGGCTTCAGCTTTCGCCGCTCGACTGTACCGGATGCGCCAATTGCGCCGAGGTTTGTCCTGCAAAAGAACCGGCCCTGGTGATGAAACCGCTGGAAACCCAGTTTGGGGAAATCAACCGCTGGAACTACCTGGAAGCAAACGTTTCCTACAAGGATCATCTTGCTGAAAAAGATAAGAGCGTGAAAAACAGCCAGTTTGCGCAACCTTTGTTCGAGTTTTCGGGCGCCTGCGCCGGCTGTGGCGAAACGCCCTACGTGAAACTGATCACACAGCTTTACGGCGAACGCATGATGGTCGCCAACGCCACCGGCTGCTCATCCATCTGGGGAGGATCTGCACCCTCGATGCCCTACACCACCCATAAGGTGTCGGGCTTTGGACCGGCTTGGGCCAACTCTTTGTTTGAGGATAATGCTGAGTATGGATTCGGGATGGTGACGGCCCTGGGGAAGATCCGTGAGCGGATGGCCAGGCTGATGTCCGAAAACGGAAAAACCTTGCCGGAACCCCTCAGGGAACTTTTTGCCCAGTGGATCGAATGGAAGGATGATGCACTGAAATCACGTGAGATCACCGGTCAGATCCTTCCCTTGCTCAAGAAGGAATCCAATCCGGTTGCAAAAGAATTGTATGACCTGAAACACTACCTGGTCAAAAAATCGGTCTGGGTCATCGGTGGCGACGGATGGGCTTACGACATTGGCTATGGCGGACTTGACCACGTGCTGGCATCGGGTGATGATATCAATGTACTGGTTCTCGATACGGAGGTATATTCCAACACAGGCGGACAGGCTTCCAAATCCACTCCGGTGGCAGCTGTAGCCAAATTTGCAGCCTCGGGTAAAAAGATCAGGAAGAAAGACCTGGGTGCAATGGCCATGAACTATGGATACGTCTACGTCGCCCAGATCGCGATGGGGGCAAACCAGTCCCAGACATTGCGGGCCATCCGCGAAGCGGAGGCATACCCCGGTCCTTCCCTGATCATCGCCTATGCACCGTGTATCAATCACGGTCTGCGCGCAGGAATGAACAAGACCCAGGAAGAAGAAAAGAGGGCCGTGGAAGCCGGCTACTGGCAACTGTACCGCTTTAATCCCCTGCTGGAAAAAGAAGGTAAAAATCCGTTCCAGCTGGATTCCAAGGAACCCGACTGGTCCAAATTCCAGGATTTCCTGAACGGAGAGGTCCGTTATACGTCCCTGAGGCTTGCCTTCCCTGAAGAAGCAGTTGTCCTGTTCAAGGAAGCAGAAAGAAATGCCCGCTGGCGGTATAAGAGCTATGTGAGGATGGCATCCATGGATTGGTCAGATGTTAACCAATAA
- a CDS encoding dihydroorotate dehydrogenase-like protein yields the protein MSDLRTHYMGIELKNPIIVGASNLVLDELHLKQMEEAGAAAIVYKSLFEEQVQLENLALSEALDEYSERHAEMTTLFPDIEHAGPKEFLMNLRKARKVLSIPLFASLNAVYKETWVEYAEQLTDTGVDGLELNFYSVPLDFNKSEVVITDEQITILKEVKKAVSIPVAVKLSPFYTNPLYVIKKMDEAGADGVVLFNRLFQPDIDIDLEENYFPYNLSHQQDSRIALRFAGLLYGNVNASICANTGILTGEDVLTMLLAGADCVQVVSTLYKNQIEYIRTMLTDIQEWMQDKHYQKLDDFRGKLSKKRIKDPFAYKRAQYIDILLRSEEIFKRYPLR from the coding sequence ATGAGTGATCTGAGAACGCATTATATGGGCATCGAGCTTAAAAATCCCATCATTGTGGGGGCCTCGAACCTGGTACTGGACGAGCTGCATCTGAAGCAGATGGAGGAAGCCGGAGCCGCTGCGATCGTCTATAAGTCGCTTTTTGAAGAGCAGGTCCAGCTGGAGAATCTTGCCCTGTCGGAAGCCCTGGATGAATATTCGGAGCGGCATGCCGAAATGACCACCCTTTTCCCGGACATTGAGCACGCGGGCCCGAAGGAATTCCTGATGAATCTGCGCAAGGCCCGTAAAGTGCTTTCGATACCACTGTTTGCAAGCCTGAATGCAGTCTATAAAGAAACCTGGGTGGAATACGCTGAACAGTTGACTGATACAGGCGTGGATGGCCTGGAACTCAACTTTTATTCCGTACCCCTGGACTTCAATAAAAGTGAGGTAGTCATCACGGATGAACAAATCACGATCCTTAAAGAAGTCAAAAAAGCAGTATCCATCCCGGTGGCGGTGAAACTGAGCCCGTTCTATACGAATCCACTGTATGTCATCAAAAAGATGGATGAAGCCGGCGCTGACGGTGTGGTTCTTTTCAACCGGTTGTTCCAGCCCGACATTGACATTGACCTTGAGGAGAACTATTTTCCCTATAACCTCAGTCACCAACAGGACAGCCGGATCGCCCTGCGGTTTGCAGGACTGCTTTACGGAAACGTCAATGCCAGCATTTGCGCCAACACCGGCATCCTCACCGGAGAAGACGTCCTCACAATGCTGCTTGCCGGTGCCGACTGCGTCCAGGTGGTCAGCACGCTGTACAAGAACCAGATCGAATATATCCGCACCATGCTCACAGATATCCAGGAATGGATGCAGGACAAGCACTATCAGAAGCTGGATGATTTTCGCGGCAAACTTTCCAAAAAACGCATCAAAGACCCCTTCGCCTATAAAAGGGCTCAATACATTGACATATTGCTGAGATCAGAGGAGATATTCAAGCGGTACCCCTTGCGTTGA